A region of uncultured Desulfobacter sp. DNA encodes the following proteins:
- a CDS encoding aldehyde dehydrogenase family protein yields the protein MTEYALVINGEKVVTRETFDVINPATGEVFAVCPRATVEQLDQAVAAARNALPAWSALADEKRVEYLLQIAGIIEKNMPELSRLITLEQGKTQSGPGANFEVGGCMAWTQVTASLKLENELIDDNPEDTIELTRKPVGVVGSITPWNWPLLIAVWHIMPALRVGCTVVIKPASYTPLSTLRMVELINDILPPGVLNVVAGSSEIGNAMSAHKGIDKMVFTGSVEVGQTIMQRAATTLKTLTLELGGNDAGIILPGTDIEPLLEPLFWGCFINAGQTCACLKRLFVHEDQYEDVCRKFADYVSKIPVGDGMNEANLIGPLANAAQFNLIRQYVDDARDKGARVLCGGEPMPGKGYFYPLTLVADVTDDMDLVKEEQFGTALPILKYSTIDEAVARANAVDVGLGGSAWGNDVQQAKAVAQRLEAGTVWINAHGKVHPLAPFGGVKLSGIGTEFGVEGLKAYTTIQVVSVAKPAKK from the coding sequence ATGACAGAGTATGCTTTGGTAATAAATGGTGAAAAAGTTGTCACCCGGGAGACATTTGATGTAATCAATCCGGCAACGGGCGAGGTGTTTGCCGTCTGCCCCAGGGCCACTGTCGAGCAGCTGGATCAGGCGGTTGCGGCTGCCCGAAACGCCTTGCCCGCCTGGTCGGCACTGGCCGATGAAAAACGGGTTGAATACCTCCTGCAGATTGCAGGAATTATAGAAAAAAATATGCCGGAACTCTCCCGGTTGATCACCCTTGAACAGGGAAAGACCCAATCCGGCCCCGGAGCCAATTTTGAAGTGGGGGGCTGTATGGCCTGGACCCAGGTGACGGCATCGCTGAAACTTGAAAATGAGCTCATTGACGACAATCCGGAAGACACCATTGAACTGACCCGGAAACCCGTGGGCGTTGTGGGGTCCATCACCCCCTGGAACTGGCCTTTGTTGATTGCCGTCTGGCATATCATGCCGGCCCTGCGTGTGGGCTGTACGGTTGTTATCAAACCCGCATCCTATACCCCGCTTTCAACATTACGCATGGTTGAATTGATTAATGACATTCTGCCCCCCGGCGTTCTCAATGTTGTGGCCGGCAGCTCCGAGATCGGCAATGCCATGTCCGCCCATAAGGGAATTGATAAAATGGTATTTACCGGCTCCGTTGAGGTCGGTCAGACGATTATGCAGCGGGCGGCTACCACCCTGAAGACTCTGACTCTTGAATTGGGCGGCAATGACGCCGGTATCATCCTGCCCGGAACCGATATTGAGCCGTTGCTTGAACCTCTGTTCTGGGGGTGTTTTATCAACGCGGGCCAGACCTGTGCCTGTCTCAAGCGCCTCTTTGTCCATGAGGATCAATATGAAGATGTGTGCCGAAAATTTGCCGACTATGTGAGCAAAATTCCTGTGGGTGACGGCATGAATGAGGCTAATTTGATCGGTCCTCTGGCCAATGCCGCCCAGTTTAATCTCATCAGGCAATATGTGGATGATGCCAGGGACAAAGGGGCTCGCGTGCTATGCGGCGGAGAGCCCATGCCGGGCAAGGGATATTTTTATCCCCTGACCCTGGTGGCTGATGTCACTGATGATATGGATCTGGTCAAGGAGGAGCAGTTTGGTACGGCGCTGCCCATCCTTAAATATTCCACCATTGATGAGGCCGTTGCCCGGGCCAACGCCGTGGATGTGGGTTTGGGCGGCTCGGCCTGGGGCAATGACGTACAACAGGCAAAAGCGGTGGCCCAGCGCCTGGAAGCAGGTACCGTTTGGATCAACGCCCATGGCAAGGTACATCCCCTGGCTCCCTTCGGCGGCGTCAAGCTTTCCGGTATCGGCACTGAATTCGGCGTGGAAGGCTTGAAGGCCTACACCACCATTCAGGTGGTCAGTGTTGCAAAACCTGCTAAAAAATAA
- the mftF gene encoding mycofactocin biosynthesis glycosyltransferase MftF (Members of this protein family, MftF, are glycosyltransferases, members of PF00535 (glycosyl transferase family 2). The encoding gene is found as part of the mycofactocin cassette, in Mycobacterium tuberculosis, many other Actinobacteria, and occasional members of other lineages. Mycofactocin itself, a putative redox carrier, is a heavily modified derivative of the C-terminal Val-Tyr dipeptide of the mycofactocin precursor MftA (TIGR03969).), with product MMTYRFAAQVTLIEQNDGAVILKQIPLCVLRVNQACARLLKAVRDGGPVANIPENSVLFDQLVSRGFLEQVQTVPEAPQRYPFVSVIIPVRDRENELGRCLGSLSALDYPTERLEVIVVDDGSRDNSAGYAKKWGAKVVTSGAEGAGPAAARNCGAAAAKGEILAFIDSDCTASKEWLRQLVPFFDDSTLAAVGGKVAGISQASALDRYEDVMSSLCLGEHPRLAGKGADTFYLPSCNLLVKKDAFLDLNGFAPTMQVGEDVDLCWRMRDNGRRIAYMPGGTVFHQHRNQLGAFMSRRFFYGTSEEVLQRLHPNRKKQMVVPPLLAGLLLVFLSIPWTGFAGVLLAGIMIVMESRGLKNKTKKMGVNLGLFQLMRARLRTLVSLWYYLSFHLVRYYLIMMIVIAILQPLFIPVLLLMLGCAVMVDFRVKKVQLPFLSFLFFYILEQISYGLGVFRGCVKGMNFRSYVVELRRHMAEPV from the coding sequence ATGATGACCTATCGTTTTGCAGCCCAGGTGACGTTGATCGAACAGAACGATGGCGCCGTTATCCTAAAACAGATTCCCCTTTGCGTCCTGCGAGTCAACCAGGCGTGCGCAAGATTGCTCAAAGCAGTGCGGGACGGCGGGCCTGTGGCGAACATCCCTGAGAACTCCGTCCTGTTTGACCAACTGGTGTCCCGGGGTTTTTTAGAACAGGTGCAAACGGTCCCCGAAGCGCCGCAACGATACCCTTTTGTCAGCGTCATAATACCCGTACGGGACAGGGAAAACGAGCTTGGGCGATGTCTTGGATCGCTATCCGCATTGGACTACCCCACAGAACGACTGGAAGTGATCGTCGTGGATGACGGCAGTAGAGATAACAGCGCCGGATATGCAAAGAAATGGGGAGCCAAGGTTGTCACCTCCGGTGCAGAGGGCGCAGGACCGGCGGCAGCCAGGAACTGCGGCGCAGCTGCAGCCAAAGGTGAAATTCTTGCGTTCATCGACTCAGACTGCACTGCCTCTAAAGAATGGCTCAGACAACTTGTTCCCTTTTTTGATGACTCAACCCTTGCCGCCGTCGGCGGAAAAGTTGCCGGGATCTCCCAGGCTTCAGCCCTTGACCGGTACGAGGATGTCATGTCCAGTCTTTGCCTTGGTGAACACCCTCGCCTGGCAGGAAAAGGAGCGGATACCTTCTATCTTCCCAGCTGCAACCTGCTGGTCAAGAAAGACGCTTTCCTGGATCTGAACGGGTTTGCGCCGACAATGCAGGTGGGAGAGGATGTGGACCTGTGCTGGCGTATGCGGGATAACGGCCGGCGCATCGCTTATATGCCCGGGGGAACCGTTTTTCACCAGCATCGAAATCAATTGGGCGCTTTCATGTCCCGGCGTTTTTTTTACGGCACATCAGAAGAGGTGCTTCAGCGCCTGCACCCCAATCGGAAAAAGCAGATGGTGGTGCCGCCGCTGCTTGCAGGCTTGCTGCTCGTTTTCCTGAGCATTCCCTGGACCGGTTTCGCCGGTGTGCTGCTCGCAGGTATCATGATCGTTATGGAGAGCCGGGGGCTCAAAAATAAAACAAAAAAAATGGGGGTGAATTTAGGCCTTTTTCAGCTGATGCGGGCACGGCTTCGAACTTTGGTCAGCCTGTGGTACTATCTTAGCTTTCATCTGGTAAGATATTATTTAATTATGATGATTGTTATTGCGATATTACAACCGCTCTTTATACCCGTGCTGCTGCTCATGCTCGGCTGCGCGGTGATGGTTGATTTCAGGGTAAAAAAAGTGCAGCTACCCTTTCTCTCTTTTTTATTTTTCTATATCTTGGAACAAATTTCCTATGGCCTGGGGGTGTTCCGGGGATGTGTGAAGGGGATGAATTTTCGCAGTTATGTTGTGGAGCTGCGCCGTCATATGGCTGAACCTGTTTAG